One window from the genome of Moorena sp. SIOASIH encodes:
- a CDS encoding PEP-CTERM sorting domain-containing protein (PEP-CTERM proteins occur, often in large numbers, in the proteomes of bacteria that also encode an exosortase, a predicted intramembrane cysteine proteinase. The presence of a PEP-CTERM domain at a protein's C-terminus predicts cleavage within the sorting domain, followed by covalent anchoring to some some component of the (usually Gram-negative) cell surface. Many PEP-CTERM proteins exhibit an unusual sequence composition that includes large numbers of potential glycosylation sites. Expression of one such protein has been shown restore the ability of a bacterium to form floc, a type of biofilm.) translates to MRNYPLSLLLGLTATIALYAPLPAQAQPILYDETGGKESITLDPDGLAVLESIGLSVNIDSIEQTAEPAPGFSFAFSVLPRSSDPNVLGNSFQFLYDEETDFFLPFSGSTELTGSIFFDVDTTKIDLPPVFEIGDLSARFDPITFEFSLTDTANTGLAIFDSQPPGNPVFDLPNQTWSLDPLLISISEDFSNFLIDAQLAAGVTDPIVTEGVQIAIARGDRTFVEASSTKVPEPGSVFAVLTAASAALAVGKRRRCA, encoded by the coding sequence ATGCGTAATTATCCCCTTTCCCTACTGTTGGGTCTAACGGCAACCATTGCCCTATACGCCCCTTTACCTGCTCAAGCTCAACCCATACTCTATGACGAGACTGGTGGTAAGGAGAGCATCACATTAGATCCCGATGGACTCGCTGTTCTAGAGTCAATTGGCTTATCTGTAAATATAGACTCCATAGAGCAGACAGCTGAACCAGCGCCAGGTTTCTCCTTTGCCTTTTCTGTGCTTCCTCGCAGCTCGGATCCTAACGTTCTAGGAAATAGCTTTCAATTTCTCTATGATGAGGAGACAGATTTCTTCCTTCCCTTCAGTGGCTCAACAGAGTTAACTGGCAGCATATTTTTTGACGTAGATACCACTAAGATTGACCTTCCTCCTGTATTCGAAATAGGAGACTTATCTGCCCGTTTCGATCCGATTACTTTCGAGTTTTCACTTACAGATACAGCCAATACTGGGTTGGCTATCTTCGATTCCCAGCCACCGGGGAATCCGGTTTTTGATCTGCCCAATCAAACCTGGAGTCTCGATCCTTTACTAATCAGCATATCTGAGGATTTTAGCAATTTTCTGATCGATGCTCAGCTTGCTGCTGGGGTCACCGATCCAATTGTCACTGAAGGTGTGCAAATTGCGATCGCTAGAGGAGATCGGACTTTTGTAGAAGCTAGTTCTACTAAGGTTCCTGAACCTGGTAGTGTCTTTGCAGTTTTAACCGCTGCTAGTGCAGCCTTAGCTGTTGGTAAGCGACGTCGTTGTGCATGA
- a CDS encoding PEP-CTERM sorting domain-containing protein, with amino-acid sequence MRKSHVSLVLGLTATAAVWTPLPAQAATFDYSRLENIDTRPIDSDHVLNFFGDPSENEGFTAFFNLDFTAPDVGHREISKNSPGNIAPYYTTGRQASPEEPDSGSTRSASLNGVTGFSNFFSYLTDNSISLSSIGLGYGQKSDRDFTTTWNLGEDKLGQDWFASPDSNLEERIYRANPDDVEIFISYEDTKILDFGYTDFYSILDYGDSLAITDDFDVILSDPFTVDIVEGLDSFSAGLAQAFLLDIDEAGGGVQVVSEQPEVEEAPLMFGNGFGVLSFPFPFTLRGVAIATVPEPSSVIGIFMLGALGAVARSTKQKKSKSSN; translated from the coding sequence ATGCGTAAGTCTCACGTTTCCCTAGTTCTAGGACTAACTGCCACCGCTGCAGTATGGACACCCCTACCTGCTCAAGCAGCAACTTTCGACTATAGCAGACTAGAAAATATTGATACACGACCAATCGACTCTGATCACGTCCTCAATTTTTTTGGAGACCCATCTGAAAACGAAGGATTTACAGCCTTCTTCAATCTTGATTTCACTGCACCAGATGTGGGTCATCGAGAAATCAGCAAGAATTCCCCAGGTAACATTGCTCCCTATTACACTACTGGAAGGCAGGCAAGCCCTGAAGAGCCTGACAGCGGTTCTACCCGGTCAGCTAGTTTGAATGGTGTCACCGGCTTTTCTAACTTTTTTAGCTACCTGACCGATAATAGTATATCACTTAGTAGTATTGGCTTAGGCTATGGTCAAAAAAGCGACCGTGATTTTACGACTACGTGGAACTTAGGTGAAGATAAGCTTGGTCAAGATTGGTTTGCTAGTCCAGACTCAAATCTTGAGGAACGAATTTATCGGGCAAATCCAGATGATGTCGAGATTTTTATATCTTATGAAGACACTAAGATACTTGATTTTGGATACACCGATTTTTACAGTATTCTTGACTATGGTGATAGCCTAGCAATTACTGATGATTTTGATGTCATTTTGAGTGACCCGTTTACAGTAGATATAGTGGAAGGATTAGACTCCTTTAGTGCTGGTTTAGCACAAGCGTTTTTACTAGATATTGATGAAGCTGGCGGTGGGGTTCAGGTCGTTTCTGAACAACCCGAAGTTGAGGAAGCTCCTTTAATGTTCGGAAACGGATTCGGTGTGTTAAGTTTTCCCTTCCCATTCACCCTCAGGGGGGTTGCTATTGCTACAGTACCTGAACCTTCTTCTGTCATCGGTATATTTATGTTGGGAGCTTTAGGTGCAGTAGCTCGGAGCACGAAACAGAAAAAGAGTAAGTCATCAAATTAG
- a CDS encoding NAD(P)-dependent alcohol dehydrogenase: MKAVISNGYGSTDLLDYTSVEQPTPKSNQLLIKVHATSINPIDWKIRKGYLKLFTGNKFPMLLGFDVAGEVVEVGDSVTSFQAGDQIYGYLDSFPGGAYAEYAVVSESAACLKPNTMTYTQAAAVPLAAQTALQALRDLGKIQPGHDVLINGASGGVGTFAVQIAKALSAEVTAVCSTKNIDLVKSLGCFRIIDYTTQDFTQDSAKYDIIFDAVAKNSFAQCKKLLKPHGIYISTLPTPSSIVQSLLTLVLPGKKVKLITVRSSGKDLAYLKELIEADKIRSVIQETYPLSDIAKAHSISEQGHVAGKLVITV, translated from the coding sequence ATGAAAGCTGTGATCAGTAATGGCTATGGCTCTACTGACCTCTTAGACTATACCTCAGTGGAGCAACCTACACCGAAAAGCAATCAATTATTAATTAAAGTTCATGCTACCAGCATCAACCCTATCGATTGGAAAATTCGGAAAGGTTACCTGAAATTATTCACAGGCAATAAATTCCCGATGCTATTGGGATTTGATGTGGCTGGAGAGGTGGTAGAAGTTGGTGACTCAGTCACAAGTTTCCAAGCAGGTGATCAAATCTATGGCTACCTGGATTCTTTCCCGGGAGGAGCTTATGCTGAGTATGCCGTAGTTTCGGAATCGGCGGCTTGTCTGAAACCGAATACTATGACCTATACTCAAGCTGCTGCTGTACCCCTAGCTGCTCAGACTGCTCTACAAGCATTGCGAGATCTGGGTAAAATTCAACCGGGACATGATGTTCTAATCAATGGTGCTTCCGGAGGAGTGGGTACCTTTGCAGTGCAAATTGCTAAAGCACTCTCAGCTGAGGTAACCGCTGTGTGCAGTACCAAGAATATTGATTTGGTCAAATCCCTCGGATGCTTTCGCATTATCGATTACACAACCCAAGACTTTACCCAAGATAGCGCTAAGTACGACATTATTTTCGATGCAGTAGCCAAAAACTCTTTTGCTCAATGCAAAAAGCTTTTGAAACCCCATGGGATTTACATCAGTACCTTACCCACTCCTAGCAGCATTGTGCAAAGTTTACTAACTCTAGTTTTGCCTGGTAAAAAAGTAAAACTGATTACAGTCAGATCCAGTGGTAAGGATTTAGCATATCTCAAAGAACTCATAGAAGCCGATAAAATTCGGTCAGTTATTCAGGAAACCTATCCTTTATCCGACATAGCTAAAGCTCACTCCATCAGCGAACAGGGACACGTAGCTGGCAAATTGGTGATTACTGTCTAG
- a CDS encoding efflux RND transporter periplasmic adaptor subunit, whose amino-acid sequence MLDTKNGKKPSTDEEVTLLQSLPAETLIQRPKHQKFGLVWGGTILLLLSSFLIFITSQSGRNSLIDAPTSPTNQSGTALNTNEPPIEILPVETQPIQLVDSRQSSRTYTGEIVARRSSDLAFERSGKVLKINVDQGQRVQAGTPLASLGTSGLEASRSELLAQRAQAVAQLKEMQAGSRPETIAAARANLAQAVAELKERQAGPRAETIAAARANVTELDKQLELSRKKQNRRQSLYGEGAISREQLDEAITEVSAQQARLDQAQSQLNELLAGTRPERIEAQKARVDQAQKQLDELLAGTRPERIEAQKARVDQLDASLGKLKLDLKKTTLKAPFSGTISRRWVDEGTVVSTAGSQPIFSIVEDGAVEANIGIPVSAASQLQLGSTLPLKIGQKTYPAQVSSILPELDSDTRTVTVVLKLDPAAARTVAPGQLAQLELAQSIPTSGYWLPTTALVPGVRGLWSCYVLGEAVPLKSPIAQGKTSFRVERTDVEILYQEDDPSGSHGQRVLVRGTLQPGDQVIISGMHRIVPGQFVRPIQQ is encoded by the coding sequence ATGCTTGATACAAAGAATGGTAAAAAACCTTCTACTGATGAAGAAGTAACGCTTTTGCAAAGCCTACCGGCTGAAACCCTAATACAACGCCCAAAACACCAGAAATTCGGCTTAGTGTGGGGTGGAACAATACTTCTGTTACTCTCAAGTTTCCTAATTTTTATCACTAGCCAGTCTGGTCGTAACTCACTCATAGATGCCCCAACATCTCCAACTAACCAGTCCGGTACAGCACTAAACACAAACGAACCTCCTATAGAAATCCTTCCTGTTGAAACTCAGCCTATCCAGCTAGTAGACTCACGCCAAAGTTCGCGCACTTACACTGGCGAGATTGTTGCCCGCCGTAGTAGTGACCTGGCATTTGAACGTTCTGGTAAAGTTCTCAAAATCAATGTTGATCAAGGACAGCGGGTTCAAGCTGGCACTCCTTTAGCCAGCCTAGGCACCAGTGGCCTAGAAGCCTCCCGCAGTGAATTACTCGCCCAGCGAGCTCAAGCGGTAGCTCAACTCAAGGAAATGCAAGCTGGTTCTCGCCCGGAAACTATTGCGGCTGCGCGAGCTAACCTGGCTCAAGCTGTGGCTGAGCTGAAGGAAAGACAAGCTGGGCCTAGAGCGGAAACCATTGCTGCTGCTCGGGCTAATGTCACAGAACTCGACAAACAACTTGAACTGTCTCGCAAGAAACAAAATCGACGACAATCCCTGTACGGCGAGGGAGCAATTTCCCGGGAGCAACTCGACGAAGCAATTACTGAAGTCAGCGCCCAACAGGCTCGCCTCGACCAAGCACAAAGTCAACTCAATGAGTTATTAGCTGGAACTCGTCCCGAACGGATTGAAGCCCAAAAAGCTCGGGTTGACCAAGCTCAAAAGCAGCTAGATGAGTTACTGGCTGGAACCCGTCCGGAACGGATTGAAGCCCAAAAAGCTCGGGTTGACCAACTGGATGCTAGCTTAGGGAAGCTCAAACTGGATCTTAAAAAAACTACTCTCAAAGCTCCTTTCTCTGGAACCATCTCCAGGCGTTGGGTTGATGAAGGAACAGTCGTCTCTACTGCTGGCTCTCAACCGATTTTTAGCATTGTGGAAGATGGAGCTGTTGAAGCTAATATTGGTATTCCTGTCTCAGCCGCTTCCCAACTCCAACTTGGTAGCACTTTGCCGTTAAAAATTGGACAGAAAACCTATCCCGCCCAAGTTTCATCAATTCTGCCCGAACTAGACTCTGACACTCGCACTGTAACCGTTGTGCTGAAGCTAGATCCCGCAGCCGCTAGAACAGTTGCTCCAGGACAGTTAGCCCAGTTAGAACTCGCTCAATCCATTCCCACCTCTGGTTACTGGTTGCCAACTACAGCCCTAGTACCAGGAGTTCGGGGTTTATGGTCGTGCTACGTCTTGGGTGAAGCAGTGCCATTGAAATCCCCTATTGCTCAGGGTAAGACCAGTTTCCGGGTGGAACGAACCGATGTGGAAATTCTGTATCAAGAAGACGATCCTTCCGGCAGCCATGGCCAACGGGTATTAGTGCGAGGAACTCTCCAACCCGGTGACCAGGTGATTATTAGCGGTATGCATCGCATTGTTCCTGGTCAATTCGTCCGTCCTATTCAACAGTGA
- a CDS encoding efflux RND transporter permease subunit, whose translation MSNLFYRNLQLLILTICLIVVWGLSSFFSLPRLEDPELTQRNAFITTVFPGASAERVEFLVTDKIEQELFEIKAIDTIESTSRLGFSTVSIQLKEQVKNVDQIWSRVRDKITDIAPQLPAGATTPKFEDSQPKANAMIVALTWEQDSPTNYAILRRWSQELEDRLRFVQGTEKVELFGTPEEEIVVEINPEQLSSLGITAQELSQQILRSDAKVAAGQLRGSNNNLLFEVNGELDSLERISSIPISFGNRSQFTRLGDIAQVKKGIVEPASELALINGRHAIAIAAMVESNQRLDEWAKAAHRTLAEFETQLPRGIGLDIIFNQNRYVEARLNQVISNLVLGALLVVGVTLLIMGWKSALIVGSALPLSVLIVFGAMNIQGIPLHQMSVTGIIIALGLLIDNAIIVVDEVQSHLREGIAPHRAVTKTIHHIAIPLLASTLTSVLAFLPIALAPGGTGEFTGTIGVTVILALLSSLALSLTVIPALVGKLHRWGNAPVIGSWWQTGFSHPRLTRTYGWVLDKIFARPVIGVVLTLILPISGFLVAPNLEQQFFPPTDREQFYIEFELPTQTSLEQTQTNVVKARELIRNHPEVVDVHWFMGKSAPQFYYNVIANRENSANYAQGLVQLQPNVVSRPLIQSLQSELNQAFPAAQVLVRQIEQGPPFAAPIELRLYGPQLHRLRELGNQMRAELAQVPDVIHTRADLTEGLPKLALTIDEEQARLAGIDKTEIAQQLDTSLEGAVGGSVLEVTEELPVRVRLSNPNRSNLDQIASLNLLPNSNTGDNRERIPLSALGDIKLIPDLATISRRNGQRVNTVQGFITAGVLPATVLDNFKQRLSTFELPPGYSYDFGGEADERSSAVSNLVSTLGVLMILMAATLILTFGSFRLAGIIALIAVFSVGLALGSLWLFGYPFGFTAILGTIGLLGVVVNDSIVVLTALHQNPRVREGNRQATREVVIHSTRHVIATTITTMIGFSPLLLEKSGFWPPLAIVIIGGLGGATLMALSFVPCAYLLLKRRKHNRAYTNRPLLKAQTFN comes from the coding sequence ATGTCGAATTTATTTTATCGCAATCTCCAATTACTAATTCTAACTATCTGCTTAATTGTGGTGTGGGGACTTTCGTCTTTCTTTAGTCTTCCTCGCCTAGAAGATCCAGAATTGACTCAGCGCAATGCTTTCATTACAACGGTTTTTCCTGGAGCCAGTGCAGAACGGGTGGAATTCCTGGTCACAGACAAAATCGAGCAAGAATTATTTGAAATTAAAGCAATCGACACCATTGAATCTACCTCTCGCTTGGGCTTTTCTACTGTTTCCATACAGTTGAAGGAGCAGGTGAAAAATGTTGACCAGATTTGGTCACGGGTGCGGGATAAAATCACTGATATAGCGCCACAGTTACCAGCGGGAGCAACTACGCCAAAATTCGAGGACTCACAACCAAAAGCGAATGCAATGATTGTGGCTCTGACCTGGGAACAGGACAGTCCAACTAACTATGCCATTCTGCGCCGTTGGAGTCAGGAACTAGAGGATAGACTGCGTTTCGTTCAGGGAACTGAGAAAGTTGAGCTCTTCGGTACTCCAGAGGAAGAGATTGTGGTGGAAATTAATCCTGAGCAACTGAGTTCCTTGGGTATAACGGCACAAGAGCTTTCCCAGCAAATCTTGAGGAGTGATGCTAAAGTCGCTGCTGGTCAACTGCGGGGTAGCAATAACAATCTCTTATTTGAGGTTAACGGTGAACTGGATTCCCTTGAGCGCATCAGCAGCATTCCCATTAGCTTTGGCAATCGCAGCCAGTTTACTCGTTTAGGAGATATTGCCCAAGTTAAAAAGGGAATTGTTGAGCCAGCGTCGGAGCTTGCCCTAATCAATGGTCGTCATGCGATCGCAATTGCAGCCATGGTAGAGTCTAACCAACGTCTCGACGAGTGGGCAAAGGCAGCTCACCGAACTTTGGCAGAATTCGAGACACAATTACCACGGGGTATTGGCTTAGACATTATCTTTAACCAAAACCGTTACGTTGAAGCACGACTTAACCAAGTTATCAGCAACTTGGTTCTGGGCGCGCTGTTGGTGGTAGGAGTAACCCTGTTGATCATGGGCTGGAAATCGGCTTTGATTGTGGGCTCAGCTCTACCCCTGTCAGTGTTGATCGTGTTCGGGGCCATGAACATCCAAGGAATTCCCCTACACCAGATGTCAGTGACTGGGATAATCATCGCCTTGGGTTTGTTGATTGATAACGCTATTATTGTTGTTGACGAAGTACAGAGCCACCTCAGAGAAGGAATAGCTCCCCACAGAGCGGTTACCAAGACAATCCACCACATAGCAATACCGTTACTAGCATCTACCCTAACCAGTGTGCTGGCTTTCCTACCCATTGCCTTAGCCCCTGGTGGTACTGGGGAGTTTACTGGTACTATTGGTGTAACGGTAATTTTGGCACTGTTAAGCTCTCTTGCTCTCTCCTTAACGGTAATCCCAGCTTTGGTAGGGAAACTACACCGCTGGGGGAACGCACCAGTTATCGGAAGCTGGTGGCAAACCGGTTTTTCTCATCCCCGTCTGACCCGAACCTATGGTTGGGTTCTGGATAAAATCTTCGCACGACCAGTGATAGGGGTAGTGCTAACGCTGATTCTGCCGATCAGTGGCTTCTTAGTTGCTCCCAATCTAGAACAACAGTTCTTTCCCCCCACAGACCGGGAACAGTTCTACATCGAATTCGAGCTACCGACCCAAACGTCCCTAGAGCAGACTCAAACTAATGTAGTCAAAGCACGGGAACTGATCCGCAACCACCCGGAAGTGGTAGATGTGCATTGGTTTATGGGTAAGAGTGCTCCTCAGTTCTACTACAACGTCATTGCAAATCGAGAAAATTCAGCCAATTATGCCCAAGGTTTGGTACAACTACAACCAAACGTAGTATCCCGTCCATTAATCCAAAGCTTGCAGAGTGAACTGAATCAGGCATTTCCCGCAGCCCAAGTCCTGGTGCGACAAATCGAGCAAGGGCCTCCTTTTGCTGCTCCGATTGAACTACGGCTTTACGGTCCACAGCTCCATCGCTTGCGGGAATTAGGTAACCAGATGCGTGCAGAACTAGCTCAAGTTCCTGACGTGATTCACACCCGAGCTGACTTAACCGAAGGACTACCCAAATTAGCTTTAACTATTGACGAAGAGCAAGCCCGACTGGCAGGAATTGACAAAACCGAGATTGCTCAGCAACTCGACACCAGCTTAGAAGGTGCTGTGGGAGGCTCAGTGTTGGAGGTTACCGAAGAACTCCCGGTGCGTGTGCGCTTGTCAAATCCCAACCGCTCTAACCTAGATCAGATTGCTTCCCTCAACTTGCTCCCAAACAGCAACACTGGTGATAATCGTGAGCGTATTCCCCTCTCTGCTTTAGGGGATATTAAACTTATCCCCGATTTAGCCACTATCTCCCGACGCAATGGGCAACGGGTGAATACAGTACAGGGATTCATCACCGCTGGGGTGCTGCCTGCTACAGTTCTCGACAATTTCAAACAGCGCTTGAGTACCTTCGAGCTACCTCCAGGCTATTCCTACGACTTTGGAGGTGAAGCGGACGAACGTAGCAGTGCTGTCAGCAATCTAGTCTCTACCCTTGGGGTATTAATGATTCTGATGGCTGCTACCTTAATACTGACCTTCGGTTCCTTTAGACTAGCAGGGATTATTGCCCTAATTGCTGTATTCTCAGTCGGTTTAGCCCTAGGTTCACTGTGGTTATTCGGCTATCCCTTCGGATTCACCGCTATCCTAGGCACTATCGGTTTATTGGGAGTTGTAGTCAATGACTCTATTGTAGTACTAACTGCTCTCCATCAAAACCCCCGTGTTCGTGAGGGAAATCGACAAGCAACACGAGAAGTGGTGATTCATTCCACTCGCCATGTCATCGCCACCACCATCACCACCATGATTGGCTTCAGTCCCCTGCTCTTGGAGAAGAGTGGTTTCTGGCCCCCACTGGCCATAGTTATCATTGGCGGCTTAGGTGGCGCGACCCTGATGGCACTTTCCTTTGTGCCCTGTGCCTATTTACTGCTCAAGCGCAGAAAACACAACAGGGCTTACACAAATCGGCCCCTGCTTAAGGCTCAAACCTTTAACTGA
- a CDS encoding alpha/beta fold hydrolase — protein MVSTLRSNPWIVCPKPNPKANLRLFCFPCAGGTASAYSTWSQDLPSNVEVCSIQLPGRGRRLMEPPFTRLSRLLEAFVPLLKPYLDKPFAFLGHSMGAVLAFEVARQLRTDKHPEPIHLFACACSAPQIPIQKPYIHKLPKSVFVAELSRRYNAIPESIRKDKAMMQLFLPSLRADLTMLETYNYTMDKPLSYPISVFGGFQDNAISIDNLEAWRQQTNSSFVIQMLTGDHFFLHNNKLSFLRALSQQLSSIKFRYSLSA, from the coding sequence ATGGTATCTACACTAAGGTCTAACCCCTGGATCGTTTGCCCTAAGCCCAATCCCAAGGCTAACCTGCGCCTCTTCTGCTTCCCCTGTGCTGGTGGTACTGCATCAGCCTATAGTACATGGTCACAGGACTTGCCATCGAATGTAGAAGTTTGCTCAATCCAACTGCCGGGACGGGGTAGACGACTCATGGAGCCACCCTTTACTCGGCTCTCCCGTCTTTTAGAGGCTTTTGTACCTTTGCTAAAACCCTATCTGGATAAGCCCTTTGCCTTCTTGGGTCACAGTATGGGGGCTGTACTTGCCTTTGAAGTTGCCCGTCAACTGCGCACAGACAAGCATCCTGAACCAATTCACCTGTTTGCCTGTGCTTGTTCAGCTCCCCAAATCCCGATCCAAAAGCCCTACATCCACAAATTACCTAAATCTGTGTTTGTAGCAGAACTATCTCGTCGTTACAATGCTATCCCTGAATCGATTCGGAAGGATAAAGCGATGATGCAGCTGTTTTTACCCAGTCTACGAGCGGACCTTACCATGCTTGAGACCTATAATTACACCATGGATAAACCTCTGAGCTATCCCATTTCGGTCTTCGGAGGTTTCCAGGATAATGCAATTAGTATTGATAATCTAGAAGCTTGGCGTCAGCAGACAAATAGTTCATTTGTAATCCAAATGTTGACTGGGGATCATTTCTTCCTGCACAACAACAAATTATCGTTTTTGCGGGCATTATCCCAGCAGCTTTCTTCGATCAAGTTTCGTTACTCGCTGAGTGCTTGA
- a CDS encoding DUF6516 family protein, whose product MYSYQYMNYDNNLIFRYDNTEHHRKLNLATFPHHKHDGIEDNIVQSNAPFLAEVLKEIEKILV is encoded by the coding sequence ATGTATAGTTATCAATATATGAATTACGATAATAATCTAATTTTTCGCTATGACAATACCGAACACCATCGAAAATTAAATCTTGCTACTTTTCCTCATCATAAACATGATGGAATTGAGGATAATATTGTTCAATCTAATGCTCCTTTTTTAGCTGAGGTACTTAAGGAGATTGAAAAAATATTAGTTTAG